In Streptomyces sp. RFCAC02, the following proteins share a genomic window:
- a CDS encoding DUF317 domain-containing protein, with the protein MTPRHLAGDDGTLATTVGEHLADNGWTMWPTAHATLLYLSPDGLTSAEWVKAGYPIEIGALPVAWQISARSHTHTAATEWSAYFTEGMPFEALIGFLDALQPNGPSEGSAGDETVLTALTRLGWERDIDYPDAASPPGLTATVSLESEPPLIRASDPRETRRGWQAWAEPAIGASYLWCACFSAGSPPDLVAAFATSLASPEPVPRRTLPRSAQGHLRIVHRT; encoded by the coding sequence GTGACTCCCCGTCACCTCGCCGGAGATGACGGGACGCTCGCCACCACGGTGGGCGAACACCTGGCCGACAACGGCTGGACCATGTGGCCCACCGCCCACGCCACCCTCCTGTACCTCAGCCCCGACGGCCTCACATCCGCAGAGTGGGTAAAGGCCGGCTACCCGATCGAAATCGGCGCCCTTCCCGTGGCCTGGCAGATCTCCGCCCGCAGCCACACGCATACGGCTGCGACCGAATGGAGCGCCTACTTCACCGAGGGAATGCCCTTCGAGGCACTGATCGGATTCCTCGACGCCCTCCAGCCCAACGGGCCGAGCGAGGGCAGCGCCGGAGACGAGACAGTTCTCACCGCCCTCACTCGGCTCGGCTGGGAACGCGATATCGACTACCCGGACGCTGCTTCACCCCCCGGACTGACAGCCACCGTCTCCCTCGAATCGGAGCCGCCGCTGATCCGTGCATCCGACCCGCGCGAGACACGCAGAGGCTGGCAGGCATGGGCGGAACCAGCTATCGGAGCCTCCTACCTCTGGTGCGCCTGCTTCTCCGCCGGCTCACCCCCAGACCTCGTGGCCGCCTTCGCGACATCCCTCGCTTCACCCGAGCCCGTCCCTCGGCGCACCCTGCCGAGGAGCGCACAGGGCCATCTCCGAATCGTCCACCGCACATGA
- a CDS encoding LamG-like jellyroll fold domain-containing protein — translation MVVTAASDPAAAAARQLRASSSQQAGELPVQEWSDAAGRGHSVGAEETTADTEPDGTDPGRASDELPLAPSESTVEDLGETEPSVAVPDPEVVETEPTEPASGFSEETSVELPAERDEQSRTYLNADGTYTTRYYNEPVNFALGDGSWKPIDTALTRTAETASSWTTEATDAGIAFAAEADDAPLVRMDLDAEYSVAYSLAGAAASVGEVDESVITYRDVFTEASVEFIGGNDTVKETLVLGSPAAPRQWHFPLELVGLTAALDEHGGVTFADAEGIVRAYAPTGWMEDADVGENSGQGAISAGVSYSLSRDDQDRQVLTVTLDDEWLDAPERVYPVRVDPSVTRVEASSSTYVQRPYNTNFSTDTVLKTGTYDGGAHAAASFLRFSGVESSLRNAWVLDARLALYNTWSYSCTARPVTVRPITENWSAGTLEDYPGPSTGAALATDRFAHGWRADGYSSWACAPAWETISLGSSGRRLVDDWTHGRKNNYGLAITASTTDSLGWKQFGSTRYPNGAPSLDVTWIAYGATYRAGQLTAAVTSAGEGVQKITVTNQGRETWPANGKYTLRYDLYDEDGTKLTSPALQRGAVMPEDVSPGETVTLDARIAPLDPGTYTLDWTMAVNATRFTDLGVPGTAVRIEAVNIPPRLTSAAPGSGVVLDTLTPTLWAEGTDRDHYPNARVQYSFEVCEVDGENVRKNCRTGSRSTAQQWAVPSGWLSWNKTYAWYAYVNDGESTSLRPNPSLFTTQVPQPSVTGHLGGEDGHEFSGTSGNYATSATDAAVSTVGPELSVTRTYNSLDFRTDTAFGPGWTTRWDMRARTEADGSVLITLPEGSRVRFGRNANGTYTGPAGGSGTLTPVSGGGWVLRDTSGATYTFAAGGTLSTVTDSAGRQQNLTYDGDQLATVQDMTSGRTLTFDWQDGRVSTVSTNAVAPDEPGLTWSYTYTDGQLTRVCPPSGEEECTEYTYEDGSLYRSAVLDRNPVAYWRLDESGGGTAASTAPSRTGFNDADYYSIGYSAEGALTGTSDTAATFNGTDSVVRLPHDTIRNTTFLSVELWFRTTSPGVLVGFQSDRLEDGKPTSWSPPLTVDTNGKLRGYFFTGDRGNITPITSSASVTDGAWHHAVLTGEGTSQTLYLDGDEVGSLAGPIDHLDMSFTYLGAGYSSSGFDGAASGVRRFSGELDEVAVYHRPLDATTVAEHYALRNATGRITNVTLPTGRTHAHNVYDDISGRITEHTDEDGGTWQISAPTYSGGSAVYADTVRGLAPSGYWRLNERSGAVAASALGENLPGEYLGDVRLGGPGPFADGDTVAPYFTGARDSAVEVPREAWGTSGEQTVELWFRTSESGVIVGMQNTPMTETPTGWWPVLLVDGNGKLRGRLRPGEDATLTSQRRVDDDQWHHVLLSASATGQNMRVDGTLVGTSTDGTDTRGMNYTYIGGGYSSGSWDDKPNGYRPFTGQIAEVAFYDHARLELPEALTAYRAGMGQISGSGAAYRGAVTGDGPVAYWRMDDTDNIVTDETGEHPGTPTGQLTVGISSIFANGDGVSTYLNGEAIAIPGNLLTGTSDVTAEMWFLARGPGVLYGLQSAPLGETPATYRPVLNIDEAGKLRGQWYVLGGSTTPITSSQSVLDGKWHYAVLTGSGTTQKLYLDGAVVGTLNGTVTGQGQSYGYLGAGAANDSWMGVPEGTYYFNGHLDEVALYRHALTEGDVAAHYAARSRHAASALGATVTVTDPLGHTTSTTYDALRGHRKVASTDAAGGVTTYAYDTGGFLHTVTDPAGNVTITGHDARGNTVSNTTCRGPHNCQTSYTDHYLNAGDPLDPRNDRPTATADARSTGPADPAYRTTMSYSAQGLPTETVLPDGRTTRRTYTTGTEPAFGGGTTPAGLLATDEQADGTITRYAYYANGDTARTTHPSGLVTEYTYDGLGRVLTETEISDSEPDGVTLTLTYDELSRVVTETDTGSENAVTDELHTAEVTRTFDADGNQLTETIADITGDDPPRSTSYRYDDHGRLDRTIDAEGNTSYTVYDEMGRVVENTDPAGTVIRYTYTPLGQHATSVLEDWTGDPTGEVRDLTLESHAYDPAGRLAASTDAMGATTAYTYYGDGLVATVTAQDVDGRDIVIEDNTYDRAGHLLQRVSNGGLTTVSFEVDTTGRTIASVLDPDDLNRRTTYTYDDADRLLEERRHGPTEEEFLATAYTYDSLGNPLTETVSDADGESVTQHTYDQRGLLTSTTTPRGNTTDFAYDALGRLTTAVGPEADGTRPRTVTGYNTFGDITHTRDPLNGVSRTAYDDLGRPTSVTRPDYTPPGGGTITATETIAYDSLGRVASTSDALGRTSTYTYDQLGHLIRRTDPDPGTEQLPSLLFTPTETEPILPVPTVTTYSWTPTGLQLSMTDPTGARTEATYDALGRQLTQTVIERYPTTANLTTTYTWDDAGNQITSRTPAGRTATATYNAAGEVLTVADGLGHTTQYGYDTYGRQTDVTDATGHHSRTHFNHLNLAVTTEDYGTGDTVLRAIRAEYDADGNTTATTSATGTRTLNTYDALGRLTQRTVPVDEDTSITTGYGYDAAGNRTTMTDGRGNTTRYTYTPWGQPESTIEPATDTHPEAADRTWTTIYDASGQAVTELLPGGVERHRTHDALGRMTRETGSGAEAPTTDRVFTYDLAGRMTGQATGDLTGGNTYTYNDRGQLLTANGPGGTSAYEYNADGQMTKRTDAAGATVFAYDSVGRLDWAGEDLYALRADYYWDDAGRLLSQTWITPQDDATRSANWEIHATRHYTYDDLGRLTGDELVRGSDDSRITATTYDYDLDDRLTTRTTDGITDTYGYDDAGRLSSWTRGDTTTDYGWDASGNRTSAGDTTAVYDERNRLLTDGDTTYTYTPRGTLASTGERTITSDAFERRITDGETTYRYDSLDRVTQHNDTSFTYDGGSNNLVSDGTALYRRDPGGALLEADGQPLVTDQHSDVTAILTDNGATLSGTRSYDPFGQPLTEDGTLPALGYQSGWTDPDSGDVNMAARWYQPGTGSFASRDTWLVETNRYAYIAGSPLNGTDPTGHCVDGCVIEVAVALLGAAAIASIAGYVSQQAASIDWTGWLSVSSPSSFYDSLTDLVRDQKAARSEAAKAHLEAARSARARASELEFLRRAAQNIGRGISTARPSTGSAGSYSGYSGYSGGGGIHSGSYAGYASAPVITPPPPPPPQNPNRGPNPTPAPALPPAQPHWNADAGRWELSQGWAMSMGRQAVLDLIEANRYVPGEDEDGLPEAFPDESREPGGENGNSEKCDDAGENARGNIVYLPRERFRPGPDGCRATGIIGIFDEPEDMEGGTPTAWNNNCAMGMVTPSDYWQLPKGARARGHLAGCQFGGSGTDLRNLVPLHMKANAPAMSTIENRIAEQVIAGQDVRYIVTPVYDPTAASGVPAYVHLQAYGNRGMAVDCYVHNVAQKESPICLNRTYVR, via the coding sequence ATGGTCGTCACAGCGGCTTCGGATCCGGCCGCAGCCGCCGCCCGCCAGTTGCGGGCCTCTTCGTCGCAGCAGGCAGGTGAGTTGCCTGTCCAGGAGTGGTCGGACGCGGCGGGGCGTGGTCACTCTGTCGGAGCGGAGGAGACGACGGCGGACACTGAACCGGACGGCACCGATCCCGGGCGTGCGTCCGACGAGCTTCCGCTGGCACCGAGCGAGTCAACTGTCGAGGATCTGGGGGAAACTGAGCCGTCGGTCGCCGTCCCCGACCCCGAGGTAGTGGAGACCGAGCCGACGGAGCCGGCCTCCGGTTTCAGCGAGGAAACCAGCGTCGAGCTGCCTGCCGAACGTGACGAGCAGTCCCGCACCTATCTCAACGCGGACGGCACCTACACCACCCGGTACTACAACGAACCGGTCAACTTCGCTCTTGGCGACGGTAGTTGGAAGCCCATAGACACCGCGCTGACGCGCACCGCCGAGACCGCGAGCAGTTGGACGACCGAGGCTACCGACGCCGGAATCGCCTTCGCCGCGGAGGCCGACGACGCTCCACTCGTGCGGATGGACCTGGACGCGGAATACAGCGTGGCCTATTCCCTGGCCGGCGCTGCGGCGAGCGTCGGCGAGGTCGACGAGTCCGTCATCACCTACCGTGACGTCTTCACGGAGGCCTCCGTGGAGTTCATTGGCGGTAATGACACGGTGAAGGAAACGCTGGTTCTCGGCTCTCCAGCGGCGCCGAGACAGTGGCACTTCCCTCTGGAACTCGTGGGGCTCACGGCAGCCCTGGACGAACACGGGGGAGTCACCTTCGCCGACGCCGAGGGGATCGTTCGGGCATACGCGCCCACCGGGTGGATGGAGGACGCCGACGTCGGGGAGAACTCAGGACAGGGTGCTATCTCCGCGGGGGTCAGCTACAGCCTTAGTCGGGATGACCAGGACCGCCAGGTTCTGACCGTCACCCTGGACGACGAGTGGCTCGACGCGCCGGAACGGGTCTACCCCGTCCGTGTGGACCCCTCCGTGACTCGTGTCGAGGCTTCCTCCTCCACCTACGTCCAGCGGCCCTACAACACGAACTTCTCCACCGACACGGTTCTCAAGACCGGCACGTACGACGGAGGGGCGCACGCCGCGGCCTCCTTCCTCCGCTTCTCGGGTGTCGAGTCGAGTCTCCGCAACGCCTGGGTCCTGGACGCCAGGCTGGCCCTGTACAACACCTGGTCGTACTCATGCACGGCCCGTCCTGTCACGGTGCGGCCGATCACCGAGAACTGGTCGGCCGGCACACTGGAGGACTATCCCGGCCCTTCCACCGGGGCCGCCCTGGCCACTGACCGCTTCGCGCACGGCTGGCGAGCCGACGGGTATTCCTCGTGGGCCTGCGCACCGGCGTGGGAGACGATTTCGCTGGGCAGCAGCGGCCGCCGCCTGGTCGACGACTGGACGCACGGGCGCAAGAACAACTACGGCCTTGCGATCACTGCGTCCACCACCGACTCACTCGGCTGGAAGCAGTTCGGTTCGACGCGCTACCCCAATGGCGCCCCGAGCCTCGACGTGACCTGGATCGCCTACGGAGCGACCTACCGTGCCGGACAACTGACGGCCGCGGTGACCTCGGCCGGCGAAGGCGTCCAGAAGATCACCGTCACCAACCAAGGGCGGGAGACCTGGCCGGCGAACGGCAAATACACGCTGCGCTACGACCTCTACGACGAGGACGGTACGAAGCTCACTTCCCCCGCACTCCAGCGCGGCGCCGTCATGCCCGAGGACGTATCACCAGGCGAGACCGTCACCCTCGACGCCCGGATCGCTCCACTCGACCCAGGCACCTACACGCTCGACTGGACTATGGCCGTGAACGCGACACGTTTCACGGATCTGGGAGTCCCCGGCACCGCGGTACGGATAGAGGCCGTCAATATTCCCCCGCGCCTCACATCGGCCGCACCGGGCAGCGGCGTCGTGCTCGACACCCTGACACCCACCCTGTGGGCGGAAGGCACCGACCGCGATCACTACCCGAACGCACGCGTGCAGTACAGCTTCGAGGTCTGCGAGGTCGACGGCGAGAACGTCCGCAAGAACTGCCGCACCGGCAGCCGTTCCACCGCCCAGCAGTGGGCCGTACCCAGCGGCTGGCTGTCCTGGAACAAGACTTACGCCTGGTATGCCTACGTCAATGACGGTGAGAGCACCTCGCTGCGCCCGAATCCCTCGCTTTTCACGACTCAGGTTCCCCAGCCATCGGTGACCGGGCACCTCGGTGGCGAGGACGGTCACGAGTTCAGTGGCACGAGCGGCAACTATGCGACGTCCGCGACGGATGCCGCGGTGTCGACGGTAGGCCCCGAGCTTTCGGTGACCCGGACGTACAACTCGCTCGACTTCCGCACCGATACGGCGTTCGGCCCCGGCTGGACGACGCGTTGGGACATGAGAGCGCGCACCGAGGCAGACGGCAGTGTTCTCATCACGCTCCCTGAAGGGAGCCGAGTGCGCTTCGGGCGCAATGCCAACGGCACCTACACCGGTCCCGCGGGTGGCAGCGGGACACTCACACCCGTCTCGGGAGGTGGCTGGGTCCTGCGGGACACCTCGGGCGCGACCTACACCTTCGCCGCCGGGGGCACGTTGAGCACCGTCACCGACAGCGCCGGAAGACAGCAGAACCTCACCTACGACGGTGATCAACTGGCCACCGTCCAGGACATGACGTCGGGTCGGACACTGACTTTCGACTGGCAGGACGGAAGAGTGTCCACGGTGTCCACGAACGCCGTCGCTCCGGACGAACCGGGTCTCACCTGGTCGTACACCTACACGGACGGCCAGCTCACGCGAGTGTGCCCGCCGAGCGGCGAAGAGGAGTGCACCGAGTACACCTACGAGGACGGCTCCCTGTACCGCAGCGCCGTGCTCGACCGGAACCCAGTGGCCTACTGGCGGCTGGACGAGAGCGGCGGAGGCACGGCCGCAAGTACGGCGCCCTCACGAACCGGCTTCAACGATGCCGACTACTACAGCATCGGCTACAGCGCTGAAGGGGCTCTGACCGGCACCTCCGACACGGCGGCCACTTTCAACGGCACCGACTCCGTCGTCCGCCTGCCGCACGACACGATCCGCAACACCACCTTCCTCAGCGTCGAACTGTGGTTCAGGACCACCTCCCCGGGCGTCCTCGTCGGTTTCCAGAGCGACCGTCTGGAGGACGGCAAACCCACATCGTGGAGCCCGCCGCTGACGGTCGACACGAACGGAAAGCTCAGGGGCTACTTCTTCACCGGCGACCGCGGGAACATCACCCCGATCACGAGCAGCGCCAGCGTGACCGACGGCGCCTGGCACCACGCCGTGCTCACCGGCGAAGGCACCTCCCAGACCCTCTATCTCGACGGCGACGAGGTCGGTTCACTCGCCGGACCGATCGACCACCTGGACATGTCCTTCACCTACCTGGGCGCCGGCTACTCATCGTCCGGGTTCGACGGCGCGGCCTCCGGTGTCCGCCGATTCTCCGGCGAGTTGGACGAAGTCGCGGTGTACCACCGCCCTCTGGACGCGACGACCGTCGCCGAGCACTACGCCTTGCGCAACGCCACCGGCCGCATCACAAACGTCACCCTCCCCACCGGCCGCACGCACGCGCACAACGTCTACGACGACATCAGCGGCCGCATCACGGAACACACCGATGAGGACGGCGGCACCTGGCAGATCTCCGCCCCCACCTACAGCGGAGGCTCGGCCGTCTACGCCGACACCGTCCGGGGCCTGGCGCCGTCCGGTTACTGGCGCCTGAACGAACGCAGCGGCGCCGTCGCGGCCAGCGCCCTCGGCGAGAACCTGCCCGGTGAGTATCTCGGTGACGTCCGTCTGGGCGGCCCGGGACCGTTCGCGGACGGCGACACCGTCGCCCCCTACTTCACCGGCGCGCGGGACAGCGCGGTCGAGGTGCCGCGGGAAGCGTGGGGTACCTCGGGAGAACAGACAGTCGAACTGTGGTTCCGCACCAGCGAATCCGGCGTGATCGTCGGCATGCAGAACACACCGATGACCGAGACACCGACCGGATGGTGGCCGGTTCTCCTCGTCGATGGCAACGGGAAGCTCCGCGGACGTCTGCGGCCCGGTGAGGACGCGACCCTCACCTCTCAGCGGCGTGTGGACGATGACCAGTGGCATCACGTCCTGCTGTCCGCGTCCGCCACCGGGCAGAACATGCGGGTGGACGGCACCCTGGTCGGCACGAGCACGGACGGCACCGACACCAGGGGCATGAACTACACCTACATCGGCGGTGGCTACTCCTCGGGAAGCTGGGACGATAAGCCCAACGGCTACCGCCCCTTCACGGGCCAGATCGCGGAAGTCGCCTTTTACGACCACGCACGTCTCGAACTCCCCGAAGCCCTGACCGCCTACCGCGCAGGCATGGGACAGATTTCGGGCAGCGGCGCCGCCTACCGCGGTGCCGTCACGGGGGACGGCCCCGTCGCCTACTGGCGCATGGATGACACGGACAACATCGTCACCGACGAGACGGGAGAGCACCCCGGGACACCGACCGGACAGCTCACCGTGGGCATCAGCAGCATCTTCGCCAACGGGGACGGCGTGTCCACGTACTTGAATGGCGAAGCCATCGCCATCCCAGGGAACCTGCTGACAGGCACTTCCGACGTCACCGCGGAGATGTGGTTCCTCGCACGTGGCCCCGGCGTTCTCTACGGGCTGCAGAGCGCACCTTTGGGCGAGACACCCGCGACGTACCGCCCCGTACTGAATATCGACGAGGCAGGGAAGCTCCGAGGACAGTGGTACGTCCTGGGCGGCAGCACGACGCCCATCACGTCCAGCCAATCCGTGCTGGACGGCAAGTGGCACTACGCCGTCCTCACGGGATCGGGCACCACACAGAAGCTGTACCTCGATGGTGCGGTCGTCGGGACGCTGAACGGCACGGTCACCGGCCAGGGCCAGTCCTACGGCTATCTCGGCGCGGGCGCGGCGAACGACAGCTGGATGGGTGTGCCGGAAGGCACCTACTACTTCAACGGCCATCTCGATGAAGTCGCCCTCTACCGGCACGCCCTGACAGAGGGCGATGTAGCAGCGCACTACGCCGCCCGGAGCCGGCACGCTGCCTCCGCGCTCGGCGCGACCGTCACCGTGACGGACCCCCTGGGGCACACCACCAGCACCACATACGACGCACTGCGCGGCCATCGGAAGGTCGCATCCACCGACGCCGCTGGCGGAGTCACCACCTACGCGTACGACACAGGCGGCTTCCTGCACACCGTGACCGATCCAGCGGGGAACGTCACCATCACCGGCCACGACGCTCGCGGCAACACGGTCTCCAACACCACTTGCCGCGGCCCTCACAACTGCCAGACGTCCTACACGGACCACTACCTCAACGCCGGCGATCCGCTGGATCCGAGGAACGACCGCCCCACCGCCACGGCGGACGCCCGTTCCACCGGGCCGGCCGATCCCGCCTACCGCACGACCATGTCCTACTCGGCCCAAGGCCTCCCCACCGAGACGGTTCTTCCCGACGGCCGCACTACTCGCCGCACGTACACGACGGGAACCGAACCGGCGTTCGGTGGCGGAACAACCCCGGCAGGGCTTCTCGCGACCGACGAGCAGGCCGACGGAACGATCACCCGCTACGCCTACTACGCCAACGGCGACACCGCACGGACCACTCACCCTTCCGGCCTGGTCACCGAGTACACCTACGACGGTCTGGGCCGCGTCCTCACCGAGACCGAGATATCCGACAGCGAGCCGGACGGCGTCACCCTCACCCTGACCTACGACGAACTCTCCCGCGTGGTCACCGAGACCGACACCGGCAGCGAGAACGCGGTGACAGATGAACTGCACACCGCGGAAGTCACCCGCACCTTCGACGCGGACGGCAACCAGCTCACCGAGACGATCGCCGACATCACCGGTGACGACCCACCGCGCTCCACTTCCTACCGCTACGACGATCACGGGCGTCTCGACCGCACCATCGACGCGGAAGGCAACACGTCTTACACCGTCTACGACGAGATGGGCCGAGTGGTGGAGAACACCGATCCGGCCGGCACCGTGATCCGCTACACCTACACCCCCCTCGGCCAGCACGCGACGTCGGTTCTCGAGGACTGGACCGGCGACCCGACCGGCGAAGTCCGCGACCTGACTCTCGAGTCCCACGCCTATGACCCCGCCGGCCGCCTGGCCGCCTCCACCGACGCGATGGGCGCGACGACCGCCTACACGTACTACGGCGACGGCCTGGTCGCCACCGTCACGGCCCAGGACGTCGACGGGCGGGACATCGTCATCGAGGACAACACCTACGACCGGGCTGGCCATCTGCTGCAGCGCGTGAGCAACGGCGGGCTCACCACGGTCAGCTTCGAGGTGGACACCACAGGACGGACGATCGCCAGCGTCCTCGACCCCGACGACCTCAACCGGCGAACCACCTACACCTACGACGACGCCGACCGTCTGCTGGAAGAGCGGCGGCACGGGCCGACCGAGGAAGAGTTCCTCGCCACCGCATACACCTACGACTCCCTCGGCAACCCGCTCACCGAAACGGTGAGCGACGCCGACGGCGAGAGCGTGACCCAGCACACGTACGACCAGCGAGGCCTGCTCACCTCCACCACCACCCCACGAGGAAACACGACCGACTTCGCATACGACGCCCTCGGCCGCCTCACCACTGCCGTCGGCCCCGAGGCCGACGGCACACGCCCTCGCACGGTCACCGGTTACAACACCTTCGGCGACATCACGCACACCAGGGACCCGCTCAACGGCGTCAGCCGCACCGCCTACGACGACCTGGGGCGCCCCACCTCCGTCACCCGGCCGGATTACACGCCTCCCGGCGGCGGCACCATCACGGCCACCGAAACGATCGCCTACGACTCCCTCGGCCGCGTCGCCTCCACATCCGACGCCCTCGGCCGAACCTCCACCTACACGTACGACCAACTCGGCCACCTGATCCGCCGCACGGACCCGGATCCGGGCACCGAGCAACTGCCCTCGCTGCTGTTCACACCTACCGAGACCGAGCCGATCCTCCCCGTCCCCACCGTCACCACCTACAGCTGGACACCGACCGGCCTGCAACTGTCGATGACCGACCCGACCGGTGCCCGTACCGAGGCCACCTACGATGCCCTCGGACGGCAGCTGACCCAGACCGTCATCGAGCGGTACCCCACGACCGCCAACCTGACCACCACCTACACCTGGGACGACGCCGGCAATCAGATCACCTCCCGCACCCCTGCCGGCCGCACCGCCACCGCCACGTACAACGCCGCAGGGGAAGTCCTCACCGTCGCCGACGGACTCGGACACACCACCCAGTACGGCTACGACACGTACGGGCGCCAGACAGACGTCACCGACGCGACAGGCCACCACAGCCGTACGCACTTCAACCACCTGAACCTGGCCGTCACGACGGAGGACTACGGCACCGGCGACACCGTGCTGCGGGCCATCCGGGCCGAATACGACGCCGACGGCAACACGACCGCCACTACTTCGGCGACCGGTACCCGCACCCTCAACACCTACGACGCCCTCGGCCGCCTCACCCAGCGCACCGTCCCGGTCGACGAGGACACCTCGATCACGACCGGCTACGGCTACGACGCCGCAGGCAACCGCACCACCATGACCGACGGCCGGGGCAACACCACCCGATACACCTACACCCCGTGGGGACAGCCGGAGTCCACCATCGAACCGGCGACCGACACCCACCCCGAGGCCGCCGACCGCACGTGGACCACGATCTACGACGCTTCCGGTCAGGCAGTCACCGAGCTGCTCCCGGGCGGAGTCGAACGCCACCGCACCCACGATGCCCTCGGCCGGATGACCCGAGAGACCGGCAGCGGAGCCGAAGCCCCGACCACCGACCGAGTCTTCACCTACGACCTGGCCGGCCGCATGACCGGACAGGCTACGGGCGACCTCACGGGCGGCAACACCTACACCTACAACGACCGCGGCCAACTCCTCACAGCGAACGGCCCCGGCGGCACCTCGGCATACGAGTACAACGCCGACGGCCAAATGACCAAACGCACCGACGCCGCCGGCGCGACGGTCTTCGCCTACGACTCGGTCGGCCGACTCGACTGGGCAGGCGAGGACCTGTATGCCCTGCGGGCCGACTACTACTGGGACGACGCAGGTCGACTCCTCAGCCAGACCTGGATAACCCCCCAGGACGATGCGACCAGGTCAGCCAACTGGGAGATCCACGCCACCCGCCACTACACCTACGACGACCTCGGCCGCCTCACCGGTGACGAACTGGTGAGGGGAAGCGACGACAGCCGTATCACCGCGACCACCTACGACTACGACCTCGACGACCGCCTGACCACCCGGACGACCGACGGAATCACCGACACCTACGGCTACGACGACGCCGGCCGCCTCTCCAGCTGGACCAGAGGTGACACCACCACCGACTACGGATGGGACGCCTCAGGCAACCGCACCTCCGCCGGCGACACCACAGCCGTCTACGACGAACGCAACCGCCTCCTGACAGACGGCGACACCACCTACACCTACACGCCCCGAGGCACTCTTGCCTCCACAGGCGAACGCACCATCACCTCCGACGCGTTCGAGCGCCGCATCACCGACGGCGAGACGACCTACCGCTACGACTCACTGGACCGTGTCACCCAGCACAACGACACATCGTTCACCTATGACGGCGGCTCCAACAACCTGGTCTCCGACGGCACGGCCCTCTACCGGCGCGACCCCGGCGGCGCGCTCCTGGAAGCGGACGGCCAGCCCCTGGTGACCGACCAGCACAGCGACGTCACCGCCATCCTCACCGACAACGGCGCCACACTCAGCGGCACACGCAGCTACGACCCATTCGGCCAGCCTCTCACCGAAGACGGAACACTCCCCGCCCTCGGCTACCAATCCGGCTGGACGGACCCCGACAGCGGCGACGTCAACATGGCGGCCCGCTGGTACCAGCCCGGAACCGGCAGCTTCGCATCCCGCGACACCTGGCTCGTCGAAACCAACCGCTACGCCTACATCGCAGGCTCCCCCCTCAACGGCACGGACCCGACCGGCCACTGCGTCGATGGGTGTGTTATCGAAGTTGCTGTCGCGTTGCTCGGGGCGGCAGCAATTGCCAGCATCGCGGGCTATGTTAGCCAACAGGCTGCCTCGATCGACTGGACGGGTTGGTTGAGCGTGTCTTCCCCATCGTCGTTCTACGATTCGCTAACGGACCTTGTGAGAGATCAAAAGGCCGCAAGGAGCGAGGCAGCGAAGGCCCATTTGGAGGCCGCCAGGAGCGCTCGCGCGCGTGCATCCGAGCTGGAATTCCTACGGAGGGCAGCGCAAAACATCGGTCGCGGCATCAGTACGGCTCGCCCATCGACTGGCTCTGCCGGGTCCTACAGCGGCTACAGCGGCTACAGCGGCGGAGGCGGAATACACAGCGGTTCGTACGCCGGATACGCATCCGCACCTGTCATCACGCCACCCCCGCCCCCACCACCGCAGAACCCGAATCGCGGCCCCAACCCCACCCCCGCCCCCGCCCTCCCGCCAGCCCAACCGCACTGGAACGCAGACGCCGGACGCTGGGAACTTTCCCAGGGGTGGGCCATGTCTATGGGCCGGCAGGCGGTCCTCGATCTCATCGAGGCTAACCGATACGTGCCTGGTGAAGATGAGGATGGTCTTCCTGAGGCGTTCCCCGACGAGTCCAGGGAGCCTGGCGGTGAAAATGGCAATAGTGAAAAATGTGATGACGCGGGCGAGAATGCTCGAGGGAATATTGTATATCTCCCGAGGGAGCGTTTCCGCCCCGGACCGGATGGTTGTCGGGCCACCGGAATAATAGGGATCTTTGACGAGCCGGAGGACATGGAGGGTGGGACCCCAACGGCGTGGAATAATAACTGTGCGATGGGGATGGTGACGCCGTCAGATTATTGGCAGCTCCCCAAGGGGGCTAGGGCTCGGGGGCATCTTGCCGGGTGCCAGTTCGGCGGCTCGGGGACGGACCTGCGTAATCTCGTACCGCTGCATATGAAAGCGAATGCTCCAGCGATGAGTACCATCGAAAACCGTATCGCTGAGCAGGTTATCGCTGGGCAGGATGTGCGCTATATTGTGACTCCCGTCTACGATCCAACGGCCGCTTCAGGGGTACCTGCTTATGTGCATTTGCAGGCTTACGGGAATCGAGGTATGGCCGTCGATTGTTACGTGCATAACGTGGCGCAAAAGGAGTCTCCGATTTGCCTGAATCGGACTTATGTGAGGTGA